Proteins encoded together in one Psychrobacter sanguinis window:
- a CDS encoding IS3-like element ISPpy1 family transposase (programmed frameshift), whose product MTKVRKRHNAEFKSKVAVEAIKEHKTLNELTAEYGVHATQISNWKKQALAVTPTAFNTKQQANEQAQQAIIDELHRQLGQVISERDWLKKKFLTATLSTRKQLLEPDNKDFSVRKQCELLSINRSSLYYQPKPISELDITLMNLLDEQYTKTPFYGVKRMTAYLRQLGYQVGEKRVRRLLRQMGLDAIYQHPNTSKPNSEHQVYPYLLRHVPISRCNQVWSTDITYIRLAKGFVYLMAVIDWYSRYVLDWSLSTTLEADFCVDTVSSLLHNGLRCEIFNTDQGSQFTSPRFTRPLIEQGIAISMDGRGRALDNIFVERLWRSVKYECVYLRQFETVSQARAGLKEYFEFYNHEHLHQSLDYHTPAQVYLANNSSDNESFYQPNSILIL is encoded by the exons ATGACAAAAGTACGTAAGCGTCACAATGCTGAATTTAAAAGCAAAGTCGCCGTTGAAGCCATCAAAGAACACAAGACCCTCAACGAGTTAACCGCAGAATATGGGGTTCATGCAACCCAAATCAGCAACTGGAAAAAGCAGGCTTTGGCAGTTACCCCTACTGCATTCAATACCAAACAGCAAGCCAACGAACAAGCCCAGCAAGCTATTATCGATGAACTACATAGGCAGCTAGGGCAAGTTATAAGCGAAAGAGACTGGCTTAAAAAAAAGT TCCTCACAGCTACCCTGAGCACTCGTAAACAACTGCTAGAACCTGATAACAAGGATTTTAGTGTTCGTAAGCAATGTGAATTACTCAGTATCAACCGCTCAAGTTTGTACTATCAGCCAAAGCCCATCAGCGAGCTTGATATTACGCTGATGAACTTGCTTGACGAACAGTACACCAAGACCCCATTTTATGGGGTTAAACGCATGACAGCGTATTTGAGGCAACTAGGCTATCAAGTGGGAGAAAAGCGAGTTAGGCGCTTACTACGGCAAATGGGGCTAGATGCCATTTATCAGCATCCTAACACGAGTAAGCCTAACTCTGAACATCAAGTTTACCCGTATTTGCTTAGGCATGTACCGATTAGCCGTTGTAATCAAGTGTGGAGTACTGATATCACCTATATTCGCCTAGCCAAGGGCTTCGTGTATTTGATGGCGGTGATAGATTGGTACAGTCGTTATGTTCTAGACTGGTCGCTATCTACCACGCTTGAGGCGGATTTCTGCGTGGATACGGTGAGCAGCTTACTGCACAATGGGTTGCGCTGTGAGATTTTTAATACGGATCAAGGCTCTCAGTTTACCAGCCCAAGATTTACCAGACCGCTCATTGAGCAGGGTATTGCCATCAGTATGGATGGTCGCGGTAGGGCACTGGATAATATCTTTGTGGAAAGGCTTTGGCGGTCAGTGAAGTATGAATGCGTGTATTTGCGACAGTTTGAGACAGTCAGTCAGGCAAGAGCAGGTTTGAAAGAGTATTTCGAGTTTTACAATCATGAGCATTTACATCAGTCGCTCGATTACCATACTCCTGCACAGGTTTATCTGGCTAACAATAGTTCGGATAATGAATCGTTTTATCAACCCAATTCTATCTTAATTTTATGA
- a CDS encoding porin family protein, with protein MNKKYHVIIYFVVATVTHAQEVPLAQTIFFDEEPQIKPELLLDHSKKDSIQIVVPPQTQDLESQVNFAIISKNWDKLTTLLEQYKDTPSMDPILYNYGLGALYRHDGRQAEAIKLYESIIQQQPNLYYPRFDLAMMLYENKQFNESKSHLEVVEPYLSPQMQIIVSKVLQDIKKSQQWNYDVNFSYEKTDNVNQASDLKELVLGDAVFVRSEDSLPQKAHGIRYGLSSSMDKNIFGNHYLVADAELSGVHYWDNSDYSEITPNASLGYRFKDIKQTLGVTALVDKNFLGGEDYSTNYGGVLSYNRKLSNQLQVSGSYSHIQKNYTEDDLAKNYDGHLNAASLLLFYQPKLKWLLYVGADAIYDRLEDKSESSDKKGLRAGTVFSGDKFIVRTNLRYSERDFLDNNYLYNTKRKDEEYQLSTSIGHKDLVWNGFSPKINYEFKNIDSNLPLYERNDSTVFIEVNKSF; from the coding sequence ATGAATAAAAAATATCATGTCATCATCTATTTTGTAGTAGCAACGGTGACACATGCTCAGGAAGTGCCTTTAGCACAAACGATTTTTTTTGATGAAGAGCCTCAGATAAAGCCAGAATTACTGCTTGATCATTCAAAAAAAGATTCAATTCAAATTGTTGTGCCTCCACAAACTCAAGACTTAGAATCACAAGTGAATTTTGCGATTATCAGCAAGAACTGGGATAAGCTGACAACTTTACTAGAGCAATATAAAGACACACCAAGTATGGATCCTATTTTATACAATTATGGATTAGGAGCTCTTTACAGGCATGATGGTCGCCAGGCTGAGGCTATTAAGCTGTATGAAAGCATAATACAGCAACAACCAAACTTGTATTATCCTCGTTTTGATCTAGCAATGATGTTATATGAAAATAAGCAGTTTAATGAGTCTAAAAGTCATTTAGAGGTTGTTGAACCATATTTATCACCTCAGATGCAGATAATTGTAAGTAAAGTTTTACAAGATATAAAAAAATCACAGCAGTGGAATTACGATGTTAACTTTAGTTATGAAAAAACGGATAACGTCAATCAAGCTTCTGATTTAAAAGAACTTGTTCTTGGTGATGCGGTGTTCGTTAGAAGTGAAGACTCCCTGCCACAAAAGGCCCACGGTATTCGTTATGGTTTAAGTAGTAGTATGGATAAAAATATATTTGGTAACCACTACTTAGTAGCGGATGCAGAACTATCAGGTGTTCATTATTGGGACAATTCAGATTATAGTGAGATTACTCCAAATGCGAGCCTAGGTTATCGCTTTAAAGATATTAAACAGACGTTAGGAGTTACAGCACTTGTTGATAAGAACTTTTTGGGTGGAGAAGATTACAGTACAAATTACGGTGGTGTGCTGTCGTATAATCGCAAGTTATCTAATCAACTTCAAGTGTCAGGAAGCTATTCACATATCCAAAAGAACTATACTGAAGATGATTTAGCTAAAAACTACGATGGACATCTAAATGCAGCTTCTTTGCTTCTCTTTTACCAACCCAAATTAAAATGGCTACTTTATGTGGGGGCAGATGCAATCTATGACAGACTTGAGGATAAGTCTGAATCTTCAGATAAGAAAGGTCTCAGAGCAGGCACGGTATTTTCAGGAGATAAATTTATTGTAAGAACAAACCTTCGCTACTCTGAAAGGGACTTTTTAGATAACAACTATTTGTACAATACGAAAAGAAAGGACGAAGAGTATCAATTAAGCACATCAATAGGTCATAAAGACTTAGTTTGGAATGGGTTTTCTCCAAAAATTAATTATGAATTTAAAAACATAGATAGTAACTTGCCTCTGTATGAAAGAAACGATAGCACAGTGTTCATTGAAGTTAATAAAAGCTTTTAA
- a CDS encoding Slam-dependent surface lipoprotein: MSLVNLSKLSFVVVLGLGAVACSSGGSSSSFGGSSPIITPEQQAQKIEANRVALVAKAKKAGLTEAQANAYAEANKEASAKDAENSLNKILSDIAEAQRLEKIEANRVALVAKAKKAGLTDAQANAYAEANKEASAKDAENSLNKILSDIAEAQRLEKIEANRVALVAKAKKAGLTDAQANAYAEANKEASGKDAESALNKIVADIAEAQRLEKIEANRIALVAKAKKAGLTEAQANAYAQANKEANATDAESALNKILADIAEAQRLEKIEANRIALVAKAKKAGLTEAQANAYAQANKEANATDAESALNKILADIEAERLEKIEANRVALVAKAKKAGLTEAQANAYAQANKEASTEDAESALNKILADIAEAQRLEKIEANRVALVAKAKKAGLTDAQANAYAQANKEASTKDAESALNKILADIAEAQRLEKIEANRVALVAKAKQAGLSEEQATAYAEANKEASAEEAKNALDVIVAENAHNKFLADVESAKGVSNSNYPIETITAKTRASASSTRNAFTQEDRIQTVVYNQNYSVILGNYSGNLSYNNQNGTIITDNRQASIIAKGYETKPEAIPSTGIALYRGKAFNGTYKHDFFDAKIMEGSLSYNVDFDSRTGYGTITGLGDVVELNEGTISGSGISSSAKQSYRNGSYSLGFYGKEAEEVAGKVEFNGKDTIGFGGTRGEIIK; encoded by the coding sequence ATGTCCCTAGTGAATTTATCGAAACTTAGTTTTGTAGTTGTATTGGGATTAGGTGCTGTTGCATGCAGTAGTGGTGGTTCAAGCTCATCATTTGGGGGTAGCTCTCCAATCATAACTCCAGAACAACAGGCGCAAAAAATCGAAGCTAATCGTGTAGCTTTAGTAGCAAAAGCAAAAAAAGCAGGCTTAACAGAGGCTCAAGCAAATGCTTATGCAGAGGCTAACAAAGAAGCCAGTGCAAAAGATGCTGAAAACTCTCTAAATAAAATTTTATCTGACATTGCAGAAGCGCAACGTTTAGAAAAAATCGAAGCAAATCGTGTGGCTTTAGTAGCGAAAGCGAAAAAAGCGGGTTTAACAGATGCTCAAGCAAATGCTTATGCAGAGGCTAACAAAGAAGCCAGTGCAAAAGATGCTGAAAACTCTCTAAATAAAATTTTATCTGACATTGCAGAAGCGCAACGTTTAGAAAAAATCGAAGCAAATCGTGTGGCTTTAGTAGCGAAAGCGAAAAAAGCGGGTTTAACAGATGCTCAAGCAAACGCTTATGCAGAGGCTAACAAAGAAGCCAGTGGAAAAGATGCTGAAAGTGCTCTAAACAAAATAGTAGCTGATATTGCAGAAGCGCAGCGTTTAGAGAAGATTGAAGCAAACCGTATTGCATTAGTAGCGAAAGCGAAAAAAGCAGGTTTAACAGAGGCTCAAGCAAACGCTTATGCTCAAGCCAACAAAGAAGCTAATGCTACAGACGCTGAAAGTGCTTTAAATAAAATTCTAGCGGATATTGCAGAGGCGCAGCGTTTAGAGAAGATTGAAGCAAACCGTATTGCATTAGTAGCGAAAGCGAAAAAAGCAGGTTTAACAGAGGCTCAAGCAAACGCTTATGCTCAAGCCAACAAAGAAGCTAATGCTACAGACGCTGAAAGTGCTTTAAATAAAATTCTAGCGGATATTGAGGCAGAGCGTTTAGAGAAGATCGAAGCGAATCGTGTAGCATTAGTAGCAAAAGCTAAAAAGGCAGGTTTAACAGAGGCTCAAGCAAATGCTTATGCTCAAGCTAACAAAGAAGCCAGTACAGAAGATGCTGAAAGTGCTCTAAACAAAATTTTAGCTGACATCGCAGAGGCTCAGCGTTTAGAGAAGATCGAGGCGAACCGCGTAGCCTTAGTAGCAAAAGCTAAAAAAGCAGGTTTAACAGATGCTCAAGCAAACGCTTATGCTCAAGCTAACAAAGAAGCCAGTACAAAAGATGCTGAAAGTGCTCTAAACAAAATTTTAGCTGACATCGCAGAGGCTCAGCGTTTAGAGAAAATTGAAGCGAATCGTGTGGCTTTAGTAGCGAAAGCAAAACAAGCAGGCTTAAGTGAGGAGCAAGCGACAGCTTATGCTGAGGCCAATAAAGAGGCCAGTGCAGAAGAAGCTAAAAATGCGTTAGATGTTATCGTTGCTGAGAATGCGCATAATAAATTTTTAGCAGATGTTGAATCAGCTAAAGGTGTATCAAATAGTAACTATCCTATTGAAACTATTACAGCAAAAACACGTGCATCGGCCAGTAGTACAAGAAATGCTTTTACTCAAGAGGATAGAATTCAAACAGTTGTTTATAACCAAAATTACTCTGTAATTCTTGGAAATTACTCAGGTAATTTAAGCTATAACAATCAGAATGGCACAATCATCACCGATAACAGACAGGCGTCTATTATTGCTAAAGGTTATGAGACTAAACCTGAAGCAATTCCAAGCACAGGAATAGCACTATATAGAGGAAAAGCTTTTAATGGGACTTACAAACATGATTTCTTTGATGCCAAAATTATGGAAGGTTCTTTAAGTTATAATGTCGATTTTGATAGTCGTACAGGCTATGGAACAATTACTGGCCTAGGTGACGTAGTTGAGCTAAATGAAGGAACTATCTCAGGTTCTGGAATATCTTCATCGGCCAAACAGTCATATAGAAATGGAAGTTACTCGTTAGGTTTCTATGGTAAGGAAGCTGAGGAGGTTGCAGGTAAAGTAGAGTTTAATGGTAAAGATACTATTGGCTTTGGTGGTACGCGTGGCGAAATTATCAAGTAA
- the purU gene encoding formyltetrahydrofolate deformylase, which produces MENPAIDTATLLIKCKDQAGIVQAVSEFIHRYGANIITLDQYSTAHEGGQYFMRLEFALAGLSEIIENFEASFSHTVAKRYEMEWRLHDNAIKTKVGILVSKFDHALLDLLWRHQRGLLDCDITCVVSNHNDLRQAVKNFGIPFHHVQVTKENKAEAEEQIHQIMEGNDLLVLARYMQILSSDFVNRWPMKIINIHHSFLPAFVGADPYRQAFDKGVKLIGATAHYVTADLDQGPIIEQDVHRVTHRQGVTELRAIGRDVERNVLARAVNWHVQNRVIVAGNKTVVFS; this is translated from the coding sequence ATAGAAAATCCTGCCATTGATACCGCCACCTTATTAATCAAATGTAAAGATCAAGCAGGCATCGTCCAAGCCGTTTCTGAATTCATTCATCGCTATGGTGCCAATATCATTACCTTGGACCAATACTCAACCGCTCATGAAGGTGGTCAGTATTTCATGCGTTTAGAGTTCGCTTTGGCAGGACTTAGTGAAATTATTGAAAACTTTGAAGCCAGTTTCTCGCACACAGTGGCCAAGCGTTATGAGATGGAATGGCGATTACATGACAATGCAATTAAAACCAAGGTGGGTATCTTAGTCTCAAAATTTGACCATGCCCTACTCGACCTTCTATGGCGCCACCAGCGCGGTTTATTAGACTGTGATATAACCTGCGTGGTAAGTAACCACAATGATTTGCGCCAAGCAGTAAAAAACTTTGGTATTCCTTTTCATCATGTACAAGTTACCAAAGAAAATAAAGCCGAAGCTGAAGAACAAATTCATCAGATAATGGAAGGTAATGATTTATTGGTCTTGGCCCGTTACATGCAGATTTTATCGTCTGATTTTGTCAATCGTTGGCCGATGAAGATTATTAACATTCATCATTCATTCTTACCTGCTTTCGTAGGTGCAGACCCCTATCGCCAAGCGTTTGATAAAGGTGTCAAATTAATTGGTGCGACCGCCCATTACGTCACTGCGGACTTAGACCAAGGCCCTATCATTGAGCAAGATGTACACCGTGTGACTCATCGTCAAGGCGTAACTGAACTGCGTGCCATTGGCCGTGATGTAGAGCGTAATGTATTGGCACGTGCGGTAAACTGGCATGTGCAAAACCGTGTCATTGTGGCAGGCAATAAAACTGTGGTTTTTAGTTAG